GGTCCACATCACGATCCCGACGGACAATCCGTGGGTGCCGCTGCGCATCCTGGCACTCGGCAAGCAGCCGGGGGACGGCGTGGCGGCCGACGTCTTCCTGCTGACCGATGACGAGCCTGCACTTCTGCCCGGATTCCGCGCCGGCCTCGACCGCACGCACAATGCGCCCGCCAGCGAGACATTGCTCAACGACCTGCGGTCGGATGAAGGCATGGGCTGGGTGCCGGAGTCGGCCTGGCTGACCAAGTTGCGCATCGATAGTACCGCCGAAGACATGACCTACGACCTGGCGGTAGACACGACCGAAGCAAGGAGCCCCTCGCTGGTGGCCGCCGGCCTGCGGGCACCCGAGTTCGTGCTGCGCCCGAATGCGAGTGAGGACGCGACGCAGACGTGGCTTGTCATGGGGGCACTGGGCGCACTGTTGCTCGTGGTGGTATCGGCGGGGCTGCGCCAGGCGCGAACGTCGCGATGATCGCGCGGAGGGCGCTGTCGGCCTTTGCCGTAGCGGCGATCTCGCTATTGGCGATCGCGTGCGGCGGCGACGCCCAGCGCGAGACGGTCGAGATCAGGTTCTCGAGCTTTGGGCCGGCAGTGATCGAAGCGCGAGCCGGCGAGCCGCTCACCATCGCGCTGCGCAACGGCGATCCCATCGAGCACGAGTGGCTCGTCGGAGACGCGGCGATGCATGAACGGCACCGGGCGGGCACGGAAGCGCACCACGACACCATCCCGACGGAAGTCACGATCCCGGCGATGGAAACGCGCGTCACAACGGTGACCTTCGACGAGCCGGGTGACTACAAGTTCATCTGCCATCTGCCGGGGCACGAGGCGTATGGGATGGTCGGCCTGCTGCGGATCACGTAGCGCTAACGCCAACAACACAAGAGGGACGAGCCGATGGCTCGTCCCTCTCAGATCCTTCGAGAAAG
This is a stretch of genomic DNA from Dehalococcoidia bacterium. It encodes these proteins:
- a CDS encoding cupredoxin domain-containing protein — protein: MIARRALSAFAVAAISLLAIACGGDAQRETVEIRFSSFGPAVIEARAGEPLTIALRNGDPIEHEWLVGDAAMHERHRAGTEAHHDTIPTEVTIPAMETRVTTVTFDEPGDYKFICHLPGHEAYGMVGLLRIT